In Lolium perenne isolate Kyuss_39 chromosome 5, Kyuss_2.0, whole genome shotgun sequence, the sequence TCCTATGCAATGGCTGGACTGCATCACCATCAGACTCACCCAGAATTATCTGGGCATTTGGCCAGGCCTTTTTGAGAGGCAATATTTTTTCAAGAATACCGGATGTGTCCACATGCTTTTCCCGGAGCCATTCTGGTCGATCACTCCTCGATGCAAATAGTAGCAATTGGTTGAGACTAGTAGAGTTTCTCAACACAAGCCTTGCTAGTATCATCTCATTGTCGCTCCCCTTGAAATTCATCATCTTGAGCAACTTAAGGTTCTCAAGGAAACCCTTCACTGGCTCTTCCTCTGATTGCCCCCCATCAGATAGCTCTTCATCTGACCAGTCTTCCTCTGATTCCATTTCCTCCGATGCCTCTTCCTCTAGcggctcctcttcctcttctgatGACTCTTCCTCTGGCCCATCTTCCTCGGGTGGTTCTTTCACTGGCAGCTCCTCAACTGGCTCTAGTAGCTCATCCTCTGATTCTGATGGTTCTAAGTCTGGCCGATAATAGTGGGTATTTGTTGGAAGCTGCAATAGAGCACAGTAAGCATTAGGAAGAACTAAAGCATGCAAGAAGAGAAAAACATATAAACTATGAGTATCATAATATGAAAGCATCTAATGGTCATAGTGCAATCTGTTTAGAAGCAGAGATCAATCAATCAAGGTCATCTTGCACTGGGGTATCTTCACCTCCACAAACAGCCTCTCTAATAGAGAGGGGCAGCAGGCGACGAGGAAAGCATAGATGTCCTCCAGGCTGCTGTCGTACATCGCAAACATGAGCAGCTGCAGCTCTCTCAGATTCTGCAATTTGCACGGAGCGGCACTTCCGGCCAATGATCTTTCTCGAGCCTTGGCGGACACTCGCTGCAAAGAAGAATTAAGGCTATGAGTAACTGAGCAACGCAATTTGAATGATGGCATGGTGAAATGCAGTAAGCAACGAACCCGCAGGGCGCTGCTGCAGAGGGTGAGCACGGTGAGCTCGGAGAGGTTGGTGAGTGCCTGAAGCCAGTTCCTTGGCACCTCAGGAGGCCAGCCAAAGCAGAAGAGTGGGGTGCCCGGCCTGTCCTCCCGGGAGTGACCAGCAGATCCACCAAAGCATATGTACAGGTCGGCGAGCGGGCAGGTAGCCGGGATTGTCAGGGCGCGGATGTAGCAGCCGCTGTAGCGGAAGGAGCGAAGGGTGGACGCCTCCATGGTGGAAACGTCCCTCACCCATTCGCACTCCGCGACGGTGAGGCTCCTGAGCTGCGATCCGGCGGCCGCGACGCTGACGAACCGGAGGCCCTCGCAGTAGCACAGCTCGAGGGTGTGGAGGAGAGGGGACGCGGCCACCAGGTTTTCGACGGTGTAGTCGGAGAGCTTGACGCCGTGGAGAGAAATGGCCTCCAGGGCGGAGAAGGTGTGGGATTGAGCGGAGAAGGGCTTGGAGAGGCCGACGCGAATGCCGGCGAGGGCGAGGCGCGTGAGGTAGGGGTCACCGCGCGGCAGGCGGAGCTTGAAAAGGAAGGCGAAGGCAGCGTGGGCGTTGTCGACGTTGAGGTCGGCGACGGAGCAGGCGGCGGCGTAGTCCAGGATGCGCTGGACGCCGTCGGGCTTGAGCTCCCCGTTGCGGATCTGAAAGGAGAGGGAGAACCGGTCGAAGCGCCGGTGGCCGAGCCGTTCCAGGGACTCGAGGATCGGCGGCGCGGCGGTGAGGGTGTCGAGCCGGAGGTCTAGCGAGGAGGGCGCCGGCCAGCGGTGCGTCCAGAGCGCGCGCCACTGGGCGGAGAGCGCGCCCGTGCGGACGGCGGATTTGTACGGGAGGAGGCCGAGGATGTGCAGCCGCAGCGCCTCCGGCAGCGCCGAGATGCGGTCCTCCTCCGCCGTCGCGGCCTCCCTGTCGCCGATTCCTTGTTCCGCTGCATCGTCCATCCGCCGCCGCTTCGAACCACCACCGGAATCGGCCGCCGCCGCCATTCTCTCCTGTTGCCCTCGCCAGTTTCACCAGCAGGCCGCCGGTAGCTTTTCTTCATGTGCCGCGGGGATTTTTGGGGGCAGAAAAAATTGGGCCGGCTTTACACCCTTCTGAGGTCTATCTGACCGAGCAATAGGCCCATAATAACGTAAATAAAACGCACAACAGTTTGTAGCAATTTGAGTGCATGTATCCAGCATCAAAAAAATCTCGCGAAAACCTAACCTTGTGGTGGAGCACCGTCCTCGCCGGATTGGGCAACCGTGCAACCATCCCATCCCATATGCAACCGTACATGTTTCACGTTTCCCACCGAAAACATGGGTAGGTAGCTCGGTAACAAAGGAAAAAACTCGGCCACACGTGAGGTCGATGGGGAGGTATGTATGTCAGGAGAGGCGAGCGGGAAAAAGGTGCAGGAGCAGCAACGATCGCAAATGGGGAGGTGGACCTATCGGCGAAGGCATGTGGAGGAAAGTTCTAGGCACCTGACACGTTTGATGGGAAGGGCAAAGACGAGAAGACGAGATAGCAATGGAAGGATATAGCTTGCAAGCAAGGGCGGCCGTCCAAACTTCCCGTATGACATTATATACTCCGtagtatatactccctccgtcccagggCAAAGGGCGTATAAATTTTTTCGAAATTTCATCAAGGCTTAAGGCGTGGCCTGTTGGGCTTCCTAATCCTCCCGATTCTACCCTCCACTTACGTATCCCCTCGTCCTCGAAACCAGGCGAGTGGTGGTTGTGCTGTTCGTCTTCAACATAAATTAATCGGCCGACGTCTCGATCTGCACATCCTCTCCCCCATCTGGCTCTCATCTTCCTTTAAATTATGGCCCAGATTAGTGTTGTGCATGCATGGAGAAACGGGAGAGGAGACATGCGCAGGGAAAAAAAGGAAGAGACCCAGCATTTACTCCAATTACTACAGTGCAtgcaggggtaaaaggggcaagTAGCgattctttcttctctctctaatCCTTCCTTAATAACCGCGCTACAAAATATACGCCCTTTGccctgggatggagggagtagttcacaTGGATGTGGGATCCTAGGTCATAGCATCAGTTACATGTTCAAGACTTTTTTACTAGGGTGTGATTTTACCCCAAATAAGATTGGGGTTTCGAATGGATTTGATTAAACGcttccttattgtacttgctcttattaACTTGTAATTTATCGTATGCCATTTATTTTTGCAAAGGACGACACTAGCTATTGGGAGACCGGTCTGGTGGAATATCAACCGGCCCTCGACCGTTCCAGGTGACTTAAAAGGTAAGATCTAGACTATCCATCCATCGCAACGCAACCCCGACTCGGGTAGCAAAAAAATATGTTATTGCAACATCCTTGCAGTATTTTTCAATGCGGGTGCCAAAATGATTTAAAAAAACATCACAACATTTGAAAAATCAATGTAGCAAAAATAAATTGGTATGTGATAAACCCCAATTGGCCAAATCAAAACCAGCAAGCCCGTTGAAATCAACGAGAAAATGTCAAAAACCTTTAGTAGCATGTGAGGTTAAGGTATGCAACATCTCACACAAACATTTGAAGCATTGACATAATATTTCGACCAACGCCCAAGATCATCGCAACACCTAACTTATGTGTTCCCAACAAGGAAAAAAATGAGCATGTAGAATTTGTAACACATGTATGCAACATTGAAAAACTGAGAAAAATACACTTGTAGCAAACACTCATAATCCGATAAAAATATACTTGTAGCAAACGTAAATTTTGTAGCAATTTGGACGCATATATGCAGTATAAAAAATATCGCAAAAACCTAACCTTATGCCGGAGCACCGCCCTAACCGGATTGGCAACGGTGCATCCATCCAATCCCCTATGCCAACTTACCCAAGTCCAAGGGTACACATATTTCATGTTTTAGCATGGGCATGCAGCAACGTGACAGAGGAAAAACTCGGCCACGCGTGGAGAGGTGCGTCTCCCAGTAAAGGCACGCCGGGGAGACGCAGGAGCAGGACTGGTCGCGTGTGGGGAGGTAAGCCCAACAACATGTGTGATGGGATGGAGAGACATGAGCATACGAGAGAGCTAGAGGAGGAAATAGCATGCGAGCGAGGATGACCGGCACGAGCCCGAATGTTTCCCTACCGCGAAAGAGAAATTTGAGTTCGTGTTTCCAAGTTCTAGTATGACATTATAGAGTATAGTTCACATGGATATGAGCTCCTAGGTCAAAGCATCAGTCACATGCTTCAAGACTTGTTTTGCTAGGGTGTGATTTTATCCTCGATGAGATTAGGGATTCAAATGGATATTATAAAACACTTCCTTTCACACAATCCCCAACTATACTCTTCCATTCTACTTCGTTACTCGTTAGTACAGTGAAGTAATTTTAATCTACACACAAATAAGAGGGTTTATGGCCTTGTGGGGATATCTTTGAATCATCCCATCCAAAATCGGCTTGGTAAATAAACTTTTTTTTCTTCAAGATCCAAGATAAAAAAAAATTCTTGTAAAGGAAAATACAGGGAGCAAACAAGGCCTCAAATGGTCGCCATGGAGCAACTTTCCTATAGGTAGTGTGTAGGCGTAGGATGTGTCCGTAGTTTCTCCCCAACGAGCCCTGTCGTGCCCAGGGTTAGTCGCGTAGACATGTAGGATGTGTCCGTAGTTTCTCCCTGCTCCTATAATTGGCGTGTGAGTGCTATGGGCGTATTGTGAAGCACTGCATTGCGAccgatgaacaccattgttgaattGCACATCACATACTAGTCCATCGGATCTCCATGTCCAATGTAAGATGCTTTGAATTTCAGATATAGGATCTCCAACGTCGATTGGCCCAGGAAGCGCGTACCATTTTTGTCAGGGTTTGCCAGCAACTGGGCCAAGAGGAGGCCTCAGAGAGTAGCGCTAAGGTCCAATAAGCCTACGCGGTTGTAACCGACTTAAGGAAATTCTTGTAAGCCCTAACTGGGGTTCTCATATAAACCCCTGGCGTGGAACCCTACAACGATCAAATCTCCAATCACCTAAACCCTAGCTTGTAGTCACCGCAGCCGACTCATGAGCCATCCCATTATAATTACATAATCAATACAAGCAAAGCAGGAAGTAGGCCCTAGAACTCTACTATCTCAAAAAAACAGTCAACTTGCTTGACACTTGGAGCAGCATAGAATGAACATTAGTATTATTTTTGTATATCACATGTGCAGACTGGAGAATGACTTGCTAACTCAAGACGCAAATGCATCACACCACAAGAAGCAAAAGAAAGACATTAAAAAGCAGACTATACATGGTGTTGTCTACCTGATACACTCTACAGAAATCCTGTTCTCATTCTTCTGGGGTACCTCGGCCTATCATCCTTCGACAGTGCACCAAATCCAAACAAAATAGAAATAACAGATAGTTTGCTAACTCTTCATAAAACATATCTTAGAAAAATACTAATATGTAATATCACCTGGTTAGCTAGTGCTCTGTTTGGCTTCGAATTTATCAAACTGCTAACCAAAAGTGTATCCACATAAATGTTCCAGCAAATATATAACTAACCATCACTTACTTTTGTACCAAAGAACACTGATCACAATTAAACATAAAATAGTTCACCCATTTGGAGTTTCATGCTAATATTCTACCAATAAAAAAAACAAAGAGCAATAGAGATATTGGTTTCAACTTCGCTGGGGCAAATGAGATCTATGACAAAGGGGAAGAGTGCCCAGGAAATATTAGTTGTGCCTGCTTTCAGTTTTGAGGAACACCAAAAGAAAACATGAAATCGATATAATAGAAGATGCATAAGTGAATCACCAAACTTACATAAGACCGAGAGAAGTACTTTTAACTTTTTAGTTTTGAGGAGCACAAAGAAAAGCAAAGCTTGCGAAGCTATTTACCGATATATAGGTAGATTAAAATTAACATATGCGCTCCCTGAGTGATCAGATTGATACACTGAAAAAAGGACGGCTAGAATGGCAGCACAGAACATTCCAATGACAGTTAAGTAAACACACCACACCAAGGTGAATAAGGTTTTTAATACATTCGGCATGATGGTCATCGTACTTCAGGTGCTCTTGGTCCGTTTACTAAAATGACACTATTTTTACGAGCGAACACCATCAGAGCTCGCAAAAAACTACTAATAATTTGTAAGATAATATGAGGAAAACAAGAAAGTGCTCTAATTCCACAGGTGCCTTAGCTTATCTGCTATAGAATATACATGTAAGTAAGAGATGAAGAAAATGCTAATTTACTGCAGTTTTTTCTATTTACCTGTTTATGCATCCCACCGGCAAAAACCTCAATCTATTTCCTTACCGCCAGTAAAAGAATTAAGTAATCATTTCTTATGGTCTTACCATCCTACAAACCAGCAGATACCAATTTTACCAAACAAGTGACCAACTCCTCGAGAAGTATACCAAATCCATGAGGgaaaagaacaaatcacacggtgCCCTTCCCCTTGCCTGCAGCAGCAGAGGACACTTCTTATCCGGCTTGGAGATCTCAAGGCTTTACCCCGATGTGTGAAGGAAGAAACAAAATTGCCTCACTGAAGCCAATCAACCACCCCGGTCATTTTGTTCTTTGGAAAAACAACACAAACATTGCTTAGTAAATAGGGAGTTTGTCCTCATAAAAAAAATCAACATTGCAACAATGCTTAGACTGGACAGTAAACAAGAAACTTGAAATAGTTTAATTAAGTAACACAGCATAAGGCGGTGATCCTTGAACAAAATACTCTATCACCCTTCATCTTTCATGGACTACCAAATGAGATAATCCTGCGACTCTTGCCAATTAGCTGGCACATCATATTACCTCAAAGTTACTAGCATTTTTTATCTAACATTATCTGATCAAAAGTTCACCATTGACAAATAACTAAACCTTGACAAATGTCTCCGAATGCAACGGCTTGATAGCATCAACATCAGGTTCGCTGAGGATTATCTGGGCATTTAGAGAGGCCTTCTCGAGGTGCAGTAGTTGTGTTTGAAGAAAATCGGATGTATTCAGATGATCCTGTTGGGGTCTTCCTTGGTGATCACTTTCAGGAGTAAACAACATCAATTGGTTGAGACAAGCATACTTCTTCAACACAAAGCTTACTAGCTGCATTTCATTGTGATGGCCTATGAAATTCGTCATCTTTAGCAACATAAGGTTTTCACAGCCATTATGTGTATCATCCACTAGTTCTCCTCCATTAGAGAGATGTCTCTTTGACCCATCTTCCTTTGATTGACCTTCCGCAAACCCTTGTTCCTCTGACCCATTTTCCTTTGGGCGATCTTCTTCTGATTCATCTTCTTGTGAGTGATTTTCCTCTAAGCCGCCTTCTTGTGAGTGATCTTCCTCAGAGTCATCTTCTTCTGAGTGATATTCCTCTGAGTCGCTAAGTGAGTGATATTCCTCTGAGTGGTCTTCTTGTGAGTGATCTTCCTCTGGTTCATCTTCTTGCGAGtgatcttcctcctcttcctctgatTCGTCTTCTTGTGAGTGATTTTCCTCTAAGTCGCCTTCTTGTGAGTGATCTTCCTCCGAGTCATCTTCTTCTGAGTGATCTTCCTCTGATTCTTCTTCTTGTGAGTGATTTTCCTCTAAGTCGCCTTCTTGTGAGTGATCTTCCTCCGAGTCATCTTCTTCTGAGTGATTTTCCTCAGAGTCGCCTTGTGAGTGATATTCATCTGAGTAGTCTTGTGAGTGATCTTCCTCTGAACCATCTTCGTCTGATTCGTCTTCGTTTGCGTGATATTCCTCTGACCCCTCCTCTGAGTCATATTGCTCTGATTGATCTTCCTCAGACTCTTCTCCGTTGGACAGATCTTCTGATGCTTCTACCTCTGATTCCGATGGTTCTTCCTCTGGCTTATATTGATCTCTCCTTGTTGGAAGCTGCAAGAGTGTCCAGTAAGCATTTGAGGAACCAAAACACAGGCAAACAGCAAGAGCAGGCATACAATGCAATGACAATTAAGTGAATGCATTCACGGTGGTCATCTTGCATTTGCTCAGCAGTGGGCAAATTGTCAACAAAGGTCATCACGGAAAGTAGTATCTAACTAACAGATGTCATTCACCTGCACAAACAGTCTCTCCAGCCGAGGGGCGCAGCAGGTCATGAGGAAAGCCATAATGTCATCCAAATTTTCGTTGTACATTGCGAACATGAGCAGCTGCACCTCCTTCAAACTCTGCAATTTGCACGAGGCGGCATTTCCGTCTGTTGACCTGGCCCGAGCCTTGGCAGAAACTCTCTGCAATGTCAAAGCAAGGAAGAAGCTTATTATGAGTGATTGAGGATTGGGATGTAATGAGATGCAGGAAGGAACGAACCCGCAAGGCACTGCTGCAGAGGGTAAGCACGGTGAGATTAGAGAGGTTGATAAGTTTATGAAGCCAATATCCGCGCACTGCTGGTCTATTGTGTTTGTTGTATACTACCCACCGCTGTCTCAGCCGGCGGCAGGCAGGTCCCCCGAAGCAGATGTAGAGGTCGTCGATGGTAGAGCTGGCCGGGATTAGGTTTGCGGCCAGATAGGCGCCACTGTAGCGGAAGGAGCGGAGGCTGGATGGGTTGGTTATGAGAAAGTCGGTAAGGGATTCGCACTCCGCGACGGCGACGTTCTTCAGGTTAGGCCCGGCTATGGCGAGGTTGACCCAGGTCAGGTCTTTGCAGTAGCGTATGTCGAGTGTGCGGAGGAGGGGACGGGCTGCGGCGAGCAGGTTGAGGAGGGTGGCGTCAGAGACGGTGGCGCGGTGGAGGTGGATGGCCTCGAGGAAAGGGTAGGGGTGCTCCTGGTGCCGGAAGTAGTCGATGTAGGTGCCGGTGAGGGAGAGGCGCGCAAGGTGTGGGTTGCCGCCCGGCGGCAGGCGGAAGGGGTTGGAGACCTGGAGTTGGGGAGCTGGAGCGGGAGAGGTTGGAGACCTGGAGTTGGAGAGGTGGACGACGTCGAGGTCCGCGACGGCGCAGGCGGCGGCGTAGTCGAGGCAGCGGCCGAAATCCTCGTCGTTGAGCTGGCCGGTGTGGAACGAGATGGAGAACCGGTCCAggcgccgccgcccgcgccgctccagGGAGTCCAGGAGCTGCTGCGGCGAATCGTGCGGGGCGAGGCGGAGGTCTAGCGAGGAGGGCGCCGGCCAGCGGCGCGTCCAGAGCGTGCGCCACTGGGTGGAGAGCGCGCCCGTGCGGACGGCGGATTTGAACGGGAGGAGGCCCAGGATGTGCAGCTGCAGCGCCTCCGGCAGAGCCGTGATGCGGTCCTCCTCCGCTGCTCGCTCCCCGGAATCGAACTCCGTCGCCATGCTCTCCCGTCGTCGCtgaccccgccgccgccggttgGTCTTGCTCACTGCGCTACGCCGCACGGCATGTTATTTTGGGCCAGGTCTGCCTAGTTCCGACGGACCAACCGACTGGCCCATATATTTCGCTACGGCCCGTGGAACAAGAAAAAGGCCCATTAAGATCGGCGTTGTACGCTGTTAGTGCTAgcgactttgtcttgttcctccaaCCCT encodes:
- the LOC127301586 gene encoding uncharacterized protein translates to MATEFDSGERAAEEDRITALPEALQLHILGLLPFKSAVRTGALSTQWRTLWTRRWPAPSSLDLRLAPHDSPQQLLDSLERRGRRRLDRFSISFHTGQLNDEDFGRCLDYAAACAVADLDVVHLSNSRSPTSPAPAPQLQVSNPFRLPPGGNPHLARLSLTGTYIDYFRHQEHPYPFLEAIHLHRATVSDATLLNLLAAARPLLRTLDIRYCKDLTWVNLAIAGPNLKNVAVAECESLTDFLITNPSSLRSFRYSGAYLAANLIPASSTIDDLYICFGGPACRRLRQRWVVYNKHNRPAVRGYWLHKLINLSNLTVLTLCSSALRRVSAKARARSTDGNAASCKLQSLKEVQLLMFAMYNENLDDIMAFLMTCCAPRLERLFVQLPTRRDQYKPEEEPSESEVEASEDLSNGEESEEDQSEQYDSEEGSEEYHANEDESDEDGSEEDHSQDYSDEYHSQGDSEENHSEEDDSEEDHSQEGDLEENHSQEEESEEDHSEEDDSEEDHSQEGDLEENHSQEDESEEEEEDHSQEDEPEEDHSQEDHSEEYHSLSDSEEYHSEEDDSEEDHSQEGGLEENHSQEDESEEDRPKENGSEEQGFAEGQSKEDGSKRHLSNGGELVDDTHNGCENLMLLKMTNFIGHHNEMQLVSFVLKKYACLNQLMLFTPESDHQGRPQQDHLNTSDFLQTQLLHLEKASLNAQIILSEPDVDAIKPLHSETFVKV
- the LOC139831076 gene encoding uncharacterized protein encodes the protein MAAAADSGGGSKRRRMDDAAEQGIGDREAATAEEDRISALPEALRLHILGLLPYKSAVRTGALSAQWRALWTHRWPAPSSLDLRLDTLTAAPPILESLERLGHRRFDRFSLSFQIRNGELKPDGVQRILDYAAACSVADLNVDNAHAAFAFLFKLRLPRGDPYLTRLALAGIRVGLSKPFSAQSHTFSALEAISLHGVKLSDYTVENLVAASPLLHTLELCYCEGLRFVSVAAAGSQLRSLTVAECEWVRDVSTMEASTLRSFRYSGCYIRALTIPATCPLADLYICFGGSAGHSREDRPGTPLFCFGWPPEVPRNWLQALTNLSELTVLTLCSSALRRVSAKARERSLAGSAAPCKLQNLRELQLLMFAMYDSSLEDIYAFLVACCPSLLERLFVELPTNTHYYRPDLEPSESEDELLEPVEELPVKEPPEEDGPEEESSEEEEEPLEEEASEEMESEEDWSDEELSDGGQSEEEPVKGFLENLKLLKMMNFKGSDNEMILARLVLRNSTSLNQLLLFASRSDRPEWLREKHVDTSGILEKILPLKKAWPNAQIILGESDGDAVQPLHRKVYARV